A genomic stretch from Lathyrus oleraceus cultivar Zhongwan6 chromosome 2, CAAS_Psat_ZW6_1.0, whole genome shotgun sequence includes:
- the LOC127121783 gene encoding transcription factor MYB10, which produces MESSSLQQEKCNHGDDTRNIVLKKGTWSNEEDQLLREYVTKYGVGKWDSVRKKTKLVRDGKSCRLRWLNHLNPILKKCSFNEEEGRKLIHLYNELGPKWSQMISQVMIRFPGRTDNELKNFINSKKRSLKNSRKHLIPESINQVDELNNSVGEISNQQNNVSQEEEMVLPRMESDHQEDTLHGNYLLDQIYDDKNINNCQQFSTLADDSSMLCNNEESTCFNNHVVPTLDDTFQDLEDIVPSFSSSNMFFDQDLPPYNLDMDYQLPQEMFSDQYLQNPYLSSNMFFDQDLPPIPQYYPYNLDMDYQLPQEMHSDQYLQNPILSSEEPQYEILEP; this is translated from the exons ATGGAATCTTCATCTTTGCAACAAGAAAAATGCAATCATGGTGATGATACTAGAAATATTGTGTTAAAAAAAGGAACATGGTCAAATGAAGAGGATCAATTATTAAGAGAATATGTAACAAAATATGGAGTTGGAAAGTGGGATTCTGTACGAAAGAAAACAAAGCTCGTTCGAGATGGAAAAAGTTGTCGTTTAAGATGGTTAAATCATCTAAATCCAATTTTAAAAAAGTGTTCTTTCAATGAAGAAGAAGGGAGAAAACTTATTCATCTCTATAATGAGTTAGGACCCAAATGGTCTCAAATGATTTCACAG GTAATGATTAGG TTTCCTGGAAGAACCGATAACGAGTTAAAGAATTTTATTAATTCTAAAAAAAGGAGTTTAAAAAATTCTAGAAAGCACCTCATTCCAGAAAGCATAAACCAAGTTGATGAGTTGAATAACAGTGTTGGAGAAATTAGTAACCAACAAAATAATGTCTCCCAAGAAGAAGAAATGGTTCTACCAAGAATGGAATCTGATCATCAAGAAGATACTCTACATGGTAACTatcttcttgatcaaatttatgATGACAAAAATATCAACAATTGTCAACAATTTTCAACGTTGGCTGATGATTCAAGTATGCTATGCAATAATGAGGAGAGTACTTGTTTCAACAATCATGTTGTCCCAACATTGGATGATAC GTTTCAAGATTTGGAAGATATAGTTCCATCATTTTCATCAAGTAATATGTTTTTTGATCAAGATCTTCCTCCATACAATCTAGACATGGATTATCAACTTCCACAAGAAATGTTTTCTGACCAATATCTTCAAAATCCATATCTATCATCTAATATGTTTTTTGATCAAGATCTTCCTCCAATTCCACAATATTATCCATACAATCTAGATATGGATTATCAACTTCCACAAGAAATGCATTCTGACCAATATCTTCAAAATCCAATTCTATCATCTGAGGAGCCTCAATATGAGATCTTAGAACCTTGA